The following are encoded together in the Bombus affinis isolate iyBomAffi1 chromosome 6, iyBomAffi1.2, whole genome shotgun sequence genome:
- the LOC126917256 gene encoding WD repeat domain phosphoinositide-interacting protein 2 isoform X2, which produces MQNLVHNVDVLTQGLKYSISGLMNLANQTTDPQSRVFFVNFNQDCTSLAVGSKAGYKLFSLSSVDHLEKIYENDTEDIYIVERLFSSSLVAVVSLRSPRKLKVCHFRKGTEICHYSYSNTILAVKLNRARLVVCLEESLYIHNIRDMKVLHTIRDTPPNLAGLCTLSINSDNCYLAYPGSNTIGEVQIFDAINLQAKTMIPAHDSPLAALAFSPNGTKVATASEKGTVIRVFHVHDGTKLFEFRRGVKRCVSISSLAFSVDSMFLCCSSNTETVHIFKLEEPKEALRQTTEESQTWMGYLTKAVSASANYLPSQVTDVFNQGRAFASVHLPFQGLKNVCAITVVHKVLRLLVASAEGYLYVYNLDSTEGGDCTLLKQHRLDGKRDEVDCASASTAGSTEPPSGTNTARIVQNTESEKYHEMIAATESPPGFSGSFRLKDDAEFPPVTQRTD; this is translated from the exons ATGCAAAATCTCGTGCATAACGTGGATGTATTGACACAAGGATTAAAATACAGTATATCAGGACTAATGAACCTCGCAAATCAGACTACTGATCCTCAAAGTCGTGTTTTCTTTGTTAACTTCAATCAGGATTGCAC atCTTTGGCAGTAGGATCAAAGGCAGGCTACAAACTTTTTTCTTTAAGCTCTGTTGACCATCTtgagaaaatatatgaaaatg ATACTGAAGACATATACATTGTTGAACGACTATTCAGCAGCAGTCTTGTGGCGGTAGTTAGTTTAAGGTCGCCTCGTAAACTCAAAGTTTGTCACTTTAGGAAGGGCACTGAAATTTGCCATTATAGTTATTCTAATACTATTTTGGCTGTGAAATTGAATAGGGCA AGATTAGTGGTATGTCTGGAAGAATCATTATATATTCATAACATAAGAGACATGAAAGTGTTACACACAATTCGTGATACTCCACCTAATTTAGCAGGTCTGTGTACACTATCAATAAATAGTGATAATTGCTATTTAGCTTATCCAGGTTCAAACACAATTGGTGAAGTTCAAATATTTGATGCAATTAATCTT CAAGCTAAAACTATGATTCCTGCGCATGACAGCCCATTGGCAGCACTTGCATTTAGCCCTAATGGTACCAAAGTAGCTACTGCTTCCGAAAAGGGTACTGTAATTAGAGTTTTCCAT GTTCATGATGGTACAAAACTGTTTGAGTTTCGTCGTGGAGTTAAGCGATGCGTATCTATAAGCAGTCTTGCTTTTAGTGTGGACTCTATGTTTCTTTGTTGTTCAAGTAATACAGAAACAGTGCATATTTTCAAGTTGGAAGAACCAAAGGAAGC ATTGCGGCAAACAACAGAAGAATCACAAACTTGGATGGGATACTTAACAAAGGCTGTATCTGCATCAGCTAATTATTTACCTTCACAAGTAACTGATGTTTTCAATCAGGGACGTGCCTTTGCTAGCGTCCATTTGCCATTTCAAGGATTAAAAAATGTTTGTGCCATCACAGT cGTACATAAAGTACTTAGGTTGTTGGTGGCTAGTGCTGAGGGTTATTTGTATGTTTATAATTTGGACTCAACTGAAGGTGGAGATTGTACATTGCTTAAACAACATAG ACTAGATGGTAAACGAGATGAAGTGGATTGTGCTAGTGCGTCTACAGCAGGATCTACAGAACCTCCTTCAGGAACGAATACTGCACGAATAGTACAAAATACAG AGTCCGAAAAGTATCACGAGATGATAGCAGCAACTGAGAGTCCACCAGGCTTTTCGGGTTCCTTCCGTTTGAAAGATGATGCTGAATTTCCACCTGTTACGCAAAGGACGGATTGA
- the LOC126917256 gene encoding WD repeat domain phosphoinositide-interacting protein 2 isoform X1 gives MQNLVHNVDVLTQGLKYSISGLMNLANQTTDPQSRVFFVNFNQDCTSLAVGSKAGYKLFSLSSVDHLEKIYENDTEDIYIVERLFSSSLVAVVSLRSPRKLKVCHFRKGTEICHYSYSNTILAVKLNRARLVVCLEESLYIHNIRDMKVLHTIRDTPPNLAGLCTLSINSDNCYLAYPGSNTIGEVQIFDAINLQAKTMIPAHDSPLAALAFSPNGTKVATASEKGTVIRVFHVHDGTKLFEFRRGVKRCVSISSLAFSVDSMFLCCSSNTETVHIFKLEEPKEALRQTTEESQTWMGYLTKAVSASANYLPSQVTDVFNQGRAFASVHLPFQGLKNVCAITVVHKVLRLLVASAEGYLYVYNLDSTEGGDCTLLKQHRLDGKRDEVDCASASTAGSTEPPSGTNTARIVQNTACINSYAGVLRGRSPDSMSESEKYHEMIAATESPPGFSGSFRLKDDAEFPPVTQRTD, from the exons ATGCAAAATCTCGTGCATAACGTGGATGTATTGACACAAGGATTAAAATACAGTATATCAGGACTAATGAACCTCGCAAATCAGACTACTGATCCTCAAAGTCGTGTTTTCTTTGTTAACTTCAATCAGGATTGCAC atCTTTGGCAGTAGGATCAAAGGCAGGCTACAAACTTTTTTCTTTAAGCTCTGTTGACCATCTtgagaaaatatatgaaaatg ATACTGAAGACATATACATTGTTGAACGACTATTCAGCAGCAGTCTTGTGGCGGTAGTTAGTTTAAGGTCGCCTCGTAAACTCAAAGTTTGTCACTTTAGGAAGGGCACTGAAATTTGCCATTATAGTTATTCTAATACTATTTTGGCTGTGAAATTGAATAGGGCA AGATTAGTGGTATGTCTGGAAGAATCATTATATATTCATAACATAAGAGACATGAAAGTGTTACACACAATTCGTGATACTCCACCTAATTTAGCAGGTCTGTGTACACTATCAATAAATAGTGATAATTGCTATTTAGCTTATCCAGGTTCAAACACAATTGGTGAAGTTCAAATATTTGATGCAATTAATCTT CAAGCTAAAACTATGATTCCTGCGCATGACAGCCCATTGGCAGCACTTGCATTTAGCCCTAATGGTACCAAAGTAGCTACTGCTTCCGAAAAGGGTACTGTAATTAGAGTTTTCCAT GTTCATGATGGTACAAAACTGTTTGAGTTTCGTCGTGGAGTTAAGCGATGCGTATCTATAAGCAGTCTTGCTTTTAGTGTGGACTCTATGTTTCTTTGTTGTTCAAGTAATACAGAAACAGTGCATATTTTCAAGTTGGAAGAACCAAAGGAAGC ATTGCGGCAAACAACAGAAGAATCACAAACTTGGATGGGATACTTAACAAAGGCTGTATCTGCATCAGCTAATTATTTACCTTCACAAGTAACTGATGTTTTCAATCAGGGACGTGCCTTTGCTAGCGTCCATTTGCCATTTCAAGGATTAAAAAATGTTTGTGCCATCACAGT cGTACATAAAGTACTTAGGTTGTTGGTGGCTAGTGCTGAGGGTTATTTGTATGTTTATAATTTGGACTCAACTGAAGGTGGAGATTGTACATTGCTTAAACAACATAG ACTAGATGGTAAACGAGATGAAGTGGATTGTGCTAGTGCGTCTACAGCAGGATCTACAGAACCTCCTTCAGGAACGAATACTGCACGAATAGTACAAAATACAG CCTGCATAAATAGCTACGCGGGTGTGTTGCGCGGCCGCTCGCCAGACTCCATGTCAG AGTCCGAAAAGTATCACGAGATGATAGCAGCAACTGAGAGTCCACCAGGCTTTTCGGGTTCCTTCCGTTTGAAAGATGATGCTGAATTTCCACCTGTTACGCAAAGGACGGATTGA
- the LOC126917256 gene encoding WD repeat domain phosphoinositide-interacting protein 2 isoform X3 — MQNLVHNVDVLTQGLKYSISGLMNLANQTTDPQSRVFFVNFNQDCTSLAVGSKAGYKLFSLSSVDHLEKIYENDTEDIYIVERLFSSSLVAVVSLRSPRKLKVCHFRKGTEICHYSYSNTILAVKLNRARLVVCLEESLYIHNIRDMKVLHTIRDTPPNLAGLCTLSINSDNCYLAYPGSNTIGEVQIFDAINLQAKTMIPAHDSPLAALAFSPNGTKVATASEKGTVIRVFHVHDGTKLFEFRRGVKRCVSISSLAFSVDSMFLCCSSNTETVHIFKLEEPKEALRQTTEESQTWMGYLTKAVSASANYLPSQVTDVFNQGRAFASVHLPFQGLKNVCAITVVHKVLRLLVASAEGYLYVYNLDSTEGGDCTLLKQHRLDGKRDEVDCASASTAGSTEPPSGTNTARIVQNTD; from the exons ATGCAAAATCTCGTGCATAACGTGGATGTATTGACACAAGGATTAAAATACAGTATATCAGGACTAATGAACCTCGCAAATCAGACTACTGATCCTCAAAGTCGTGTTTTCTTTGTTAACTTCAATCAGGATTGCAC atCTTTGGCAGTAGGATCAAAGGCAGGCTACAAACTTTTTTCTTTAAGCTCTGTTGACCATCTtgagaaaatatatgaaaatg ATACTGAAGACATATACATTGTTGAACGACTATTCAGCAGCAGTCTTGTGGCGGTAGTTAGTTTAAGGTCGCCTCGTAAACTCAAAGTTTGTCACTTTAGGAAGGGCACTGAAATTTGCCATTATAGTTATTCTAATACTATTTTGGCTGTGAAATTGAATAGGGCA AGATTAGTGGTATGTCTGGAAGAATCATTATATATTCATAACATAAGAGACATGAAAGTGTTACACACAATTCGTGATACTCCACCTAATTTAGCAGGTCTGTGTACACTATCAATAAATAGTGATAATTGCTATTTAGCTTATCCAGGTTCAAACACAATTGGTGAAGTTCAAATATTTGATGCAATTAATCTT CAAGCTAAAACTATGATTCCTGCGCATGACAGCCCATTGGCAGCACTTGCATTTAGCCCTAATGGTACCAAAGTAGCTACTGCTTCCGAAAAGGGTACTGTAATTAGAGTTTTCCAT GTTCATGATGGTACAAAACTGTTTGAGTTTCGTCGTGGAGTTAAGCGATGCGTATCTATAAGCAGTCTTGCTTTTAGTGTGGACTCTATGTTTCTTTGTTGTTCAAGTAATACAGAAACAGTGCATATTTTCAAGTTGGAAGAACCAAAGGAAGC ATTGCGGCAAACAACAGAAGAATCACAAACTTGGATGGGATACTTAACAAAGGCTGTATCTGCATCAGCTAATTATTTACCTTCACAAGTAACTGATGTTTTCAATCAGGGACGTGCCTTTGCTAGCGTCCATTTGCCATTTCAAGGATTAAAAAATGTTTGTGCCATCACAGT cGTACATAAAGTACTTAGGTTGTTGGTGGCTAGTGCTGAGGGTTATTTGTATGTTTATAATTTGGACTCAACTGAAGGTGGAGATTGTACATTGCTTAAACAACATAG ACTAGATGGTAAACGAGATGAAGTGGATTGTGCTAGTGCGTCTACAGCAGGATCTACAGAACCTCCTTCAGGAACGAATACTGCACGAATAGTACAAAATACAG ATTAA